Within the Medicago truncatula cultivar Jemalong A17 chromosome 4, MtrunA17r5.0-ANR, whole genome shotgun sequence genome, the region CtttctttaattattgttaCTTTTTTGCTTAAAAGCTTAGCTGCTTACCACATGGTTATGTACATCAAGGTTCCATTCCATGCCACCATCTCATGGCTGATCTCTCTTCCTCACTCTCTGACACACTCACACTCCATTAACGGTTTATTgtcttttgattaaaaaaaaacaagaacaaaagtGATATCTTTGGTCAACATGGATGAGAGAAGAAAATTATGGAGTAGAACAAAGAGTCTTTTAATTACAAATGCAAAGTGTGACCTCGTTGTGTAATTCAATTGAGTCTTCTTGAGATGTAAAGAGCCACATGGTGGTTTTTTGTCCCTTTCATTTGGAACTTTTAGTACATCATATAAACATATTGATTGttcttgtttcattttttttattttgtttatcatTATATACTTCTGTTAATTTGTCTCTCCCTTTATGAATAAATACTATCTTAATAGAGAAACCATCTTTATTACCTAATATATACGTATGTTTATCTGTAAAAGGTCCATGCAATTGtcttatattttttgttcatgTTATTAAGATCTTGATACTAACaacttgaaagaaaaagaaaatgctaTAAAAAAACTTGACCTAAGTTAcattatttttgaattatatactatactaattaaattaaatattagaaaaatttGAAGTGGGATTTTGCCTTATTACAACATGCCTAGGGCTTTGAGCAGGTCTTAGGGATTCCCTCAATGTATCTCTCTGCACAAAAGAATGTTACGTTGGAGTATATATGTGGGTGTGTGTtctttatttttactatttttttttctttattgaacCACTCAAGATTCATCCTAATCACGCTTTACCTCTATGTCCCTTTCTTGGATTTCGaatgttcttttttatattCCACTGCACAATTCCAATTCCATTATTTTATCACCCAAATTCCATCTTAGACCAAACCCATCACGTGAACCTAGCTAcacaattcaattaattaatctaCCATATAGTATTATATCATTCTTAAGTCTTAGgtcatttaattaaataatattattaatactccaaaacatttgaaataaaatggtaaaagatCTCTTTCAACTTAACTAGATGTCTTAGTTCGAATTCGGTCATGTGAATGCAACAGTAATAACCTATCAAAAGAGAGTTTCGTCACTTATTTTGGTTTTACCAGGTTTGAGGGATCTATCTCTGCAGTTGCATGCGGATGTATATTAAATGTACATATGTTCACCTTATCATGCTAGCTAGCTAGGCAGTCTCTTCACTCTCTTTGTATACTACATTTCTAAGGCCATCAAGCGAGACTCAAGGCGCCAACTGCTCTTTGTCTGATATCTCTCATTTCAACTAACTCATAGAGACCAAAATGTTTGGTAACTGTGTTGATGAGAAAACGGTAATCACTTGTAACAAATTGACACAGGTTCCATCTCACTCTCTTTCTCTATCTCAATTATTAGACAAAAATACATGACCActcaaattttgttgttttcctcTTGGAACAGAATATAGCCACTGACTAAAACATGCACCACCTTAAaacactttctctttcttcttcttttttccattaaaaaaatatctaatttttttttcttatcctatTGTAGGCTGAGATAGATGATCTTAAGGtttcaatggcttcttcaagtgGTGGTGGAAATAGGGTTATGGAAAAACCAGGTcaagagcttcttcaacagcaacaacaagcTTTAAGGTGTCCACGTTGTGATTCATCAAACACTAAATTCTGTTACTATAATAACTATAGTTTATCACAACCAAGACACTTCTGCAAAGCCTGTAAAAGATATTGGACAAGAGGTGGAACACTTAGAAACGTTCCTGTTGGTGGTGGTTGCAGAAAAAACAAACGTCTTAAACGACCAAATCACTCTTCTTCAAATATTGATACTGCTACtgcttctccttcttcttcaacTCCTAATAGTGCTAATTCAAACCCTCcttctcaacaacaacaacaacaacaccataGTTTTGATATTGCTTCTACCTCAAACCATATCAATTCTCTTCTTTATGGTAACTCTTCTTGTCATGATGTGATGAACTTTCCTTTTGCAACAAGGTTCAATTCTACAAGAGTTTCAAGTTCTTCTTCTGGTTATGATCATCTTCAGCAGCAGCAGCCTCAGGTGAATGGTCTTGGATTAGGTTTTTCATCTGGGgtagttaatcttaatcatcatGATGATTACAGAAATGGGTTTGGTTCAAATAATAACAACTACAGTTCCATCTTTGGTTCTTCTTCTACTTCAACTAACGATAACTCCATGGCCTCTACTACTCCAGTTATGGCTTCTCTACTTAACTCTACACTACTGCAACAGAAATTCATGAGTGCAGCTGGTGGTGGAATGAAAGGTGGTGATCCTTTTCATCATGAGGCTGGGATGATGGATTCAAAAGAAGTGAAATTAGGTGAAGGATTACAAAACAGGTTGGATCAGTGGAGTAATAATATGAATGTGCCTAATGGTGGTGTTGCTTTTCAAAACCAGATGGAGAATATGGGTTTGTCAGattcttcttctctttattggaataacaacaacaccaacaacaacaacaacaacaacaacaacaacaacactgcAGCAACAGGTTTGAGCAGTGTTTGGAATACTGATCATCAACCTAATAATATTGGTCATAATTCAGTTACTTCTCTGATCTAGAAATCAACATGAAGCATCGTTTTCAAACTATCTAGCTATCTCTTTGAGGTCTTTTTCTTTAGCTCTATTAGGCTTCTATTGCTGAAAAATGctgcttttgttttttattttcatttggggTCAATTGGGTTTGGTTTACTTACattggaaaaaaaagaaaaagaagatactTAAAAGGTGAGAGAGTTTAGGATCAGAGAGATCATGTCAGCTGCAAATATACTACTACTCTTCAACCCTGTCAGTTTTATGTTTCAAGGTTGAGAATTTGGGCTGAGAGGAACCTCGGATCCTCTTCTCTCATCATGTGTGTAACTGTGTCAGTGAAGCTCAGATCAAAGGATATGGTGCAAGTACTTCCATTACCATAGTTGATTGATTGAGTAAGTTGgtctttttcattaattttgtaATGTGTATATGCAATGACATatcctttattttctttactttttctaATGTATTATTGTGATTAGTTAGGGTGGTGAGGTTGGGGGATTTACTCACTATATGATGAAAAGAAATCTAATGtgttgatttctttttttgttaactttcttAACATTTGGAAGGGGTTAGGTTATGAAGGTTATTGGGGGTATAATTGTGGTATAGAAGAGGAGGGGggattaatattatttactttGATTGGTTTGGTATTTGGTGTGTGGTTTTTCATCTATTAAGAAAGTTTTAGTTCATGCAAAGTGTATTgctattattttgttattatctACTTTAGACAAGATCACGTTAAAGAGTAGTACTACCAAGCATATAGATCCTGAAATGGTGTGGAACTGTATGTGGGCTATGATAGTCTGGCTCAAAACTGTTACACACAATAGGAATTAAGCTGCAAGACTCAAACTTATATGTTGTCATTTAGTGGCAGGGAACATTTCATCATCTATATTCAATTCAGGTGCCTAGAAACCATAATGCTAGGTGCATGACAGGTTTTATCAACAAACACTCATATATTTTCTTGGTTCCAACTTCCAATATTCATACTcctattacatttttttttcactctaTCTTTTGacaattatccaaaaaaaaatattgaaaatgtgGGACTGTATATTAACCTAGttctatatattataatttcttttttagggGATTATAATTTTAGAATGTTCCGTGAATggcaaaatattaattaaattcgtCTCTCCATTGATACTTATAGAAgttttaaagaaatttgattgaaaaaaatcaaGATGTGGAGACGaatttgattaatattttgCAATGTCGacccattttaaaatattaacaatGTGATGAATTTAGTTGTTACGGTCTTACAATTCTATGGACAAAATTGGATATTTACTCCTTGTTTTCCCTCCACTTCATCTACTGCATCTATGATttaatttctcttcttttttgtttttcattcttttCATTCGAACTCTCTTTTTCCCAAGGTATACATACTCTCAAGCGGTGTCAAATAATCCTTTTTAAGCTTCAAATAACCAACCACTACATGCATTtcatacaaaatattatttgacGTGTTAATTCACTCTATACGAATTGCATCTAAGAATTGTTGTTTATAGTTCATGTCAATTCATCTCGTGGTGCGGTTTGAATCGGGTtttaaggtaaaaaaaattatacgattcaaaataaaaatcggCTCAATTCGGTTTAGATGAATATTCTAAAAAAAGCTCGATTTGATCCAAATATGTGGGGGTTAGCTTAGATTGATTTTTGAATATCTAAAATACAACatgtaattcttttttattaatataaaattacacATACACCGTAAAGTAATAAGTTTGATGCAAAATATGACACAAATAtactaaaaaattaacattatataataaaaatgatcGATTATATTCAAAACAtgtaaagtaataataatataggtTAAATTAAAgcaatatataagattaaaaaccaacaaacaattatataataattataaaagaataaataagtaataaaatttacttttgtggTTCACTTTGGTTTGATtcggttttaaaaaaatgatccaAGATCTGATCCAATTTTAGTggtttttacaaaacaacatccaaacGCATCTAAAATTATTCAGTTTTTTATGGTTCTCGATTTTTTTAGATGAGTTTACGGTTTTATTTTAGATCGGTATTCGAACACTTTATATATACTACACTGCTATTCCGTCGCCTAATACGAATATGAATTGCTAATGCTAACGTGATCCAAGCATTCTTCTACTTACTGATTTTTAGTGTACCAGCTGAGTAATCGCCAATTCATCTTGAATCTTTGCCTTTCTTCAAGTGCACCACCCTACCCACTTCAAGCATTTAGCCTGCTTGAATAATAACGCTTTTCCTTCTAGAAATTGTGTCGGTACCATATGCCATGCACATTTTTACAAGAGTTGTGCTTACATGTACCACTAAATCAGACCAACCTTTGTGACAACATATATATCATTCTCTCTTCAAGTAACTTATATGCATGGAACTCAAGGCCggtcaaaaaatattaaaaaacggaAAATCGTATGTATACACAGGGAAATACGTTGTTGGTTGTTACGTGAGTTGTTTATTTATCTTCTCCAAAAAGTaacttatattatttcattCAGCATAATAGTTGTAATACAAAATAGAATCAAATCAAAGAATTGGTGATGAACATACAAAacttatatttgtattttattgtaACATAGCTCTACATGTAGCCATGATATTGCCAAATACATAATGGTTATTTAATCTATCAATAGTGTTGACTACCACTAGCTTACAAATTGACCGCGAACAAATCACGAAGCTTATGTGTTTGGAGGAATACTCTACCCAC harbors:
- the LOC25493125 gene encoding dof zinc finger protein DOF1.4 isoform X1, with translation MFGNCVDEKTVITCNKLTQAEIDDLKVSMASSSGGGNRVMEKPGQELLQQQQQALRCPRCDSSNTKFCYYNNYSLSQPRHFCKACKRYWTRGGTLRNVPVGGGCRKNKRLKRPNHSSSNIDTATASPSSSTPNSANSNPPSQQQQQQHHSFDIASTSNHINSLLYGNSSCHDVMNFPFATRFNSTRVSSSSSGYDHLQQQQPQVNGLGLGFSSGVVNLNHHDDYRNGFGSNNNNYSSIFGSSSTSTNDNSMASTTPVMASLLNSTLLQQKFMSAAGGGMKGGDPFHHEAGMMDSKEVKLGEGLQNRLDQWSNNMNVPNGGVAFQNQMENMGLSDSSSLYWNNNNTNNNNNNNNNNNTAATGLSSVWNTDHQPNNIGHNSVTSLI
- the LOC25493125 gene encoding dof zinc finger protein DOF1.4 isoform X2, encoding MFGNCVDEKTAEIDDLKVSMASSSGGGNRVMEKPGQELLQQQQQALRCPRCDSSNTKFCYYNNYSLSQPRHFCKACKRYWTRGGTLRNVPVGGGCRKNKRLKRPNHSSSNIDTATASPSSSTPNSANSNPPSQQQQQQHHSFDIASTSNHINSLLYGNSSCHDVMNFPFATRFNSTRVSSSSSGYDHLQQQQPQVNGLGLGFSSGVVNLNHHDDYRNGFGSNNNNYSSIFGSSSTSTNDNSMASTTPVMASLLNSTLLQQKFMSAAGGGMKGGDPFHHEAGMMDSKEVKLGEGLQNRLDQWSNNMNVPNGGVAFQNQMENMGLSDSSSLYWNNNNTNNNNNNNNNNNTAATGLSSVWNTDHQPNNIGHNSVTSLI